In Fundidesulfovibrio magnetotacticus, the following are encoded in one genomic region:
- a CDS encoding OmpA/MotB family protein, producing MKPKSAAPRVFRSRRSLPSHHGGSWKVAYADFVTAMMAFFLLMWILNIVPKDVQKAIETYFKADTKLGKVVEDPNSALTGDPDQVRKELTEDQAARFAIAMRFKKIITDDPFLKQSSGVSSDDSGVLLRINNDVMFKPGSAELAPQADKVIKEVREVLKSFNLNLMVRGHSLPGEQAGGPFPSVWELSGARAGAVVRALLQDRAIAPGRVRAVSLGDTLPLTPAFDAASAAQNRRVEFYFHRPDVSFQRVVN from the coding sequence ATGAAGCCCAAATCCGCAGCCCCCCGGGTGTTCCGGTCCCGCAGGAGCCTGCCGTCGCACCACGGCGGCAGCTGGAAGGTGGCCTACGCCGACTTCGTGACGGCCATGATGGCCTTCTTCCTGCTCATGTGGATCCTCAACATCGTGCCCAAGGACGTGCAGAAGGCCATCGAGACCTACTTCAAGGCCGACACGAAACTCGGCAAGGTGGTGGAAGACCCCAACTCCGCCCTCACCGGCGACCCGGACCAGGTCCGCAAGGAACTCACCGAGGACCAGGCCGCGCGCTTCGCCATCGCCATGCGCTTCAAGAAGATCATCACCGACGACCCCTTCCTCAAGCAGAGTTCCGGCGTCAGCTCCGACGACTCCGGCGTGCTCCTGCGCATCAACAACGACGTCATGTTCAAGCCCGGCTCCGCCGAGCTGGCCCCCCAGGCCGACAAGGTGATCAAAGAGGTGCGCGAGGTGCTCAAGAGCTTCAACCTCAACCTCATGGTGCGCGGCCACAGCCTGCCCGGCGAACAGGCCGGAGGCCCTTTCCCCTCGGTGTGGGAGCTCTCCGGCGCCAGGGCCGGGGCCGTGGTGCGCGCCCTGCTCCAGGACCGGGCCATCGCCCCCGGCCGGGTGCGCGCCGTGTCCCTGGGCGACACCCTCCCCCTCACCCCCGCCTTCGACGCGGCCAGCGCCGCCCAGAACCGCCGGGTGGAATTCTACTTCCACCGGCCCGACGTCTCTTTCCAGCGCGTGGTGAACTAG
- the motA gene encoding flagellar motor stator protein MotA, which translates to MIALFGILVVVACVAGGYWVAGGKFGVLFQPAEILVIGGAALGSLFIGSTRTTLTLIGRNLLDVFSSKHYAQEDYLELLSLLARLLIKVRREGLSSVEQDIEHPESSIIFSQHRRIREDASVTRFICDTFRVYLVTGEPAEIEGIMHADMESMHALSHLPAHNLSKVAESLPGLGIVAAVLGVVLTMQKITAPPDELGHSIGAALVGTFLGVLLCYGFVGPMATKLENRAQERDAFFGVIRSTISGTAHGATPMIALEFGRRSVPEVYRPTFEELERIIRG; encoded by the coding sequence ATGATCGCTCTTTTTGGCATTCTCGTCGTGGTGGCCTGCGTCGCGGGGGGCTACTGGGTGGCGGGCGGCAAGTTCGGCGTGCTCTTCCAGCCCGCCGAGATCCTGGTGATCGGAGGCGCGGCCCTGGGCTCGCTCTTCATCGGCTCCACCCGCACAACCCTCACGCTCATCGGCCGCAACCTCCTGGACGTGTTCTCCTCCAAGCACTACGCCCAGGAGGACTACCTGGAGCTGCTGAGCCTCCTGGCGCGGCTGCTCATCAAGGTCCGGCGCGAGGGACTCTCCAGCGTGGAGCAGGACATCGAGCACCCCGAGTCGAGCATCATCTTCAGCCAGCACCGCCGCATCCGCGAGGACGCTTCCGTGACGCGCTTCATCTGCGACACCTTCCGGGTCTACCTGGTCACGGGGGAGCCCGCCGAGATCGAGGGCATCATGCACGCGGACATGGAGTCCATGCACGCGCTTTCCCATCTGCCGGCGCACAACCTCTCCAAGGTGGCCGAGTCGCTGCCGGGCCTGGGCATCGTGGCCGCGGTGCTGGGCGTGGTGCTCACCATGCAGAAGATCACGGCCCCGCCCGACGAGCTGGGGCACTCCATCGGCGCGGCCCTGGTGGGCACCTTCCTGGGCGTGCTGCTCTGCTACGGCTTCGTGGGCCCCATGGCCACCAAGCTCGAGAATCGCGCCCAGGAACGCGACGCCTTCTTCGGTGTGATCCGCTCCACCATCTCCGGCACGGCCCACGGGGCCACGCCCATGATCGCCCTGGAGTTCGGGCGGCGCTCCGTTCCCGAGGTCTACCGCCCCACCTTCGAGGAGCTGGAGCGCATCATCCGAGGCTAG
- a CDS encoding SpoIIE family protein phosphatase gives MTHPHDAPPRPSRPDADSGDAPARGASASPAGGREALASALFSASQLASLLLDSQGRVLEASPATVGVFGLDAPPDKGLRAARMLTGVAGERFQELAAQAVSPGLEGAEAVSFEPPGGGGTRSVALSTHPVPGADPGGPAVAVLARDVTEERREVEKLRRGALDVIRLNADLRRESAARQAALQALEELSGRLRGVLEAASRVAIVATSPAGVISVFNPGAANLLGHEPAAMVGLETPLAFLDPDEIARRGRELAAAGGERPAGLAVLMALARSGRRDLGEWTLVRKDGSRFAAEVVLSAIEGAQGAEGYLLVAVDISGRKAAEEAMAEREARLRAVLDGAGDGILAVDQNGRIESANRAAEEMFGAAPGDLSGRPLTEVAPKVRLEGLCALPAERPARRARKPAPSCAVKTRVMTGRRLDGATFPMELTVSAVDLPSRRLCICLARDITVRVKAQEAQRLYTRRLAEQQAALERDLKAAAEIQKSLLPVRLAPDPRYEAGWLFRPSAAIGGDIFNILAPAPDRMDAYMLDVSGHGVPSALVAAAAAQAILLHSREDAASGLPPAPDRVLAALDGEFPLERFDRYFSLFYCSVDLARGRLRHCNGGHPPALLARSGEVQELDEGGTVVGLGGLLPFTTGEVALEAGDTLLIYTDGLTELEDRKGRPFGMERVRAWLGRARGMAAAEALELLSDEIVAFGGPAGPQDDLSVLLITFHGEGLPRKETG, from the coding sequence ATGACGCACCCACACGACGCCCCGCCCAGACCTTCCCGACCGGACGCCGATTCCGGCGACGCCCCCGCGCGGGGCGCGTCCGCTTCCCCGGCCGGAGGCCGCGAGGCGCTGGCGTCGGCCCTGTTCTCCGCCAGCCAGCTGGCCAGCCTCCTCCTGGATTCCCAGGGCCGCGTGCTGGAGGCAAGCCCCGCCACGGTCGGAGTCTTCGGCCTGGACGCCCCGCCGGACAAGGGCCTGCGCGCCGCCCGGATGCTCACGGGCGTCGCCGGGGAGCGCTTCCAGGAGCTTGCGGCCCAGGCCGTCTCGCCCGGGCTGGAGGGCGCCGAGGCGGTGTCCTTCGAGCCGCCCGGGGGGGGAGGGACGCGCTCGGTGGCGTTGTCGACGCATCCGGTTCCCGGGGCCGACCCCGGGGGGCCTGCCGTGGCCGTGCTCGCTCGCGACGTGACCGAAGAGCGCCGCGAGGTGGAGAAGCTGCGCCGGGGCGCGCTGGACGTGATCCGCCTCAACGCGGACCTGCGCCGGGAGTCCGCCGCCAGGCAGGCGGCGCTCCAGGCCCTGGAGGAGCTCTCCGGGCGCTTGCGCGGCGTGCTGGAGGCCGCCTCGCGGGTGGCCATCGTGGCCACCAGTCCCGCCGGGGTGATCAGCGTATTCAACCCCGGCGCGGCCAATCTTCTAGGCCACGAGCCCGCCGCCATGGTGGGCCTGGAGACCCCCCTGGCCTTTCTGGACCCCGACGAGATCGCCCGGCGCGGCCGGGAGCTGGCGGCCGCCGGGGGAGAACGCCCGGCCGGTCTCGCCGTGCTCATGGCCCTGGCCCGCTCCGGCAGGCGCGACCTGGGCGAGTGGACCCTCGTGCGCAAGGACGGTTCGCGCTTTGCCGCCGAGGTGGTGCTCTCGGCCATCGAGGGGGCGCAGGGGGCCGAGGGCTATCTGCTGGTGGCCGTGGACATCTCCGGCCGCAAGGCCGCCGAAGAGGCCATGGCCGAACGCGAGGCCAGGCTGCGCGCGGTCCTGGACGGCGCGGGCGACGGCATCCTGGCCGTGGATCAGAACGGGCGCATCGAATCGGCCAACCGCGCCGCCGAGGAGATGTTCGGAGCCGCTCCCGGGGACCTGTCGGGACGCCCCCTGACGGAGGTGGCCCCCAAGGTTCGGCTGGAGGGCCTCTGCGCCCTTCCCGCCGAGCGGCCCGCGCGGCGCGCGCGCAAGCCCGCTCCGTCCTGCGCCGTGAAAACCCGCGTGATGACCGGCCGCCGCCTGGACGGCGCGACTTTTCCCATGGAACTCACGGTCTCGGCCGTGGACCTGCCCTCCCGGCGGCTGTGCATCTGCCTCGCCCGCGACATCACCGTCCGGGTGAAGGCCCAGGAGGCCCAGCGGCTCTACACCCGCCGCCTGGCCGAGCAGCAGGCCGCCCTGGAGCGCGACCTGAAGGCCGCCGCCGAGATCCAGAAGAGCCTGCTCCCCGTGCGCTTGGCCCCGGACCCGCGCTACGAGGCGGGCTGGCTCTTCCGGCCCAGCGCCGCCATCGGGGGCGACATCTTCAACATCCTCGCGCCCGCCCCGGACCGCATGGACGCCTACATGCTCGACGTGAGCGGCCACGGCGTGCCCTCGGCCCTGGTGGCGGCGGCCGCCGCCCAGGCCATCCTCCTGCACTCGCGCGAGGACGCGGCCTCGGGCCTGCCCCCGGCCCCGGACCGGGTGCTCGCGGCGCTGGACGGCGAGTTCCCCCTGGAACGCTTCGACCGCTACTTCTCGCTCTTCTATTGCAGCGTGGACCTGGCCCGGGGCCGCCTGCGCCACTGCAACGGCGGACACCCGCCCGCCCTGCTGGCCAGGAGCGGAGAGGTCCAGGAGCTGGACGAGGGCGGCACCGTGGTGGGCCTGGGCGGCCTGCTGCCCTTCACCACCGGCGAGGTCGCCCTGGAAGCGGGGGACACGCTCCTCATCTATACCGACGGGCTCACTGAGCTGGAGGACCGCAAGGGCCGCCCCTTCGGGATGGAGCGCGTGCGCGCCTGGCTTGGCCGCGCCCGGGGCATGGCGGCGGCCGAGGCCCTGGAGCTCCTGTCCGACGAGATCGTGGCGTTCGGCGGCCCCGCCGGTCCCCAGGACGACCTCTCGGTGCTGCTCATCACCTTCCACGGGGAGGGATTGCCCCGCAAGGAGACCGGATGA